A portion of the Polaribacter cellanae genome contains these proteins:
- a CDS encoding peptidylprolyl isomerase: protein MKKYLSIFSLFVLIISCSTKEKYKNLKEGVYAEIQTNKGDILLELYSKDVPMTVANFVSLADGSNTKVTDSFAGKPYYNGIRFHRVVPNFIIQVGDHTETSTGNPGYVFGDEFPKDSVGNLLYKHNDGGIVSMANGGPDGNGSQIFITHRPIPHLDGKHTVFGKTIVNSTQLKKIKKKFSDSLALSKAIDSARMAVINKIAQFDTIRNIKIIKIGAEAENFNASKVFNQEFAKFEKAKKEKLVEQSKLDEKRYAVYLEKKKAFLAKMNEDKATKTNSGLRILKLKSTKGTKVVENKKVTVDYTIYVADGQKIQSTFDKGGQNLVFQLNDKAKPMITGFKEGVLTLREGEKARFFIPYYLAFGEQKYGPFPAKADVVFEVEVLKVGK, encoded by the coding sequence ATGAAAAAGTATTTATCTATTTTTTCTCTATTTGTTTTAATAATTTCTTGTTCCACTAAAGAAAAGTATAAAAACCTAAAAGAAGGCGTTTATGCAGAAATACAAACGAATAAAGGCGATATATTATTAGAATTATATTCGAAAGATGTTCCAATGACGGTTGCCAATTTTGTTTCTTTAGCAGATGGTTCTAATACAAAAGTTACAGATTCTTTCGCAGGAAAACCTTACTATAATGGTATTCGTTTCCATAGAGTGGTTCCTAATTTTATAATTCAAGTAGGAGACCATACAGAAACAAGTACTGGAAATCCAGGGTATGTTTTTGGAGATGAGTTTCCTAAAGATTCTGTTGGAAATTTATTGTATAAACATAATGATGGAGGAATTGTATCTATGGCAAATGGTGGACCAGATGGAAATGGAAGTCAAATTTTTATAACTCATAGACCCATTCCTCATTTAGATGGAAAACATACTGTTTTTGGAAAAACGATTGTAAATTCAACACAATTAAAAAAAATAAAGAAAAAATTTTCAGATTCTTTAGCACTTTCAAAAGCAATTGATTCTGCACGAATGGCTGTTATTAATAAAATTGCTCAGTTCGATACGATTCGTAATATTAAAATAATTAAAATTGGTGCAGAAGCCGAAAATTTTAATGCTTCTAAAGTTTTTAACCAAGAGTTTGCTAAATTCGAAAAAGCAAAGAAAGAAAAATTAGTAGAGCAATCTAAACTAGACGAAAAAAGATACGCAGTTTATTTAGAGAAGAAAAAAGCGTTTTTGGCTAAGATGAACGAGGACAAAGCAACCAAAACAAACTCTGGTTTGCGAATTCTAAAGTTAAAAAGCACTAAAGGAACAAAGGTTGTAGAGAATAAAAAAGTTACTGTAGATTATACGATTTACGTTGCAGATGGTCAAAAAATACAATCTACTTTCGATAAAGGTGGTCAAAACCTTGTTTTTCAGTTAAATGATAAAGCAAAACCAATGATTACTGGTTTTAAAGAAGGTGTTTTAACATTAAGAGAAGGAGAGAAAGCTCGTTTTTTTATTCCTTATTACCTAGCTTTTGGCGAACAAAAATATGGCCCATTTCCAGCAAAAGCAGATGTTGTTTTTGAGGTGGAAGTTTTAAAAGTAGGTAAATAA
- a CDS encoding phosphatase PAP2 family protein codes for MLDRILKIDKEILIFLNNLGNEHWDSFWLFVTNQFNWTPVFLLIFFLIIKSFGWKRGVFMILSMIVLVAFSDQFTNFIKNYIQRLRPNNDPEIDHLLRTLINPQSFSFISGHATTSTFFTVYVILLLKGKYKYSALLLFFPVLFSYSRIYLGVHFPLDIFVGITIGTIFANLYFTLYKKIDKVSFAK; via the coding sequence TTGTTAGACAGAATACTAAAAATAGATAAAGAAATTTTAATTTTCCTAAATAATTTAGGAAACGAACACTGGGATTCTTTTTGGTTGTTTGTAACCAATCAATTTAATTGGACTCCAGTGTTTCTTCTTATCTTTTTTTTAATCATAAAATCCTTTGGTTGGAAACGTGGGGTATTTATGATCTTGTCTATGATTGTTTTGGTCGCTTTTTCAGATCAATTTACAAATTTCATAAAAAATTACATCCAAAGATTAAGACCAAATAACGATCCAGAAATAGACCATTTACTAAGAACTTTAATAAATCCACAAAGTTTTAGTTTTATATCTGGGCATGCAACCACATCTACATTTTTTACGGTCTATGTTATTTTATTATTAAAAGGAAAATACAAATACAGTGCTTTATTGTTGTTTTTTCCAGTGCTCTTTTCCTACAGTCGTATATATTTAGGAGTACATTTTCCTCTCGATATTTTTGTTGGAATAACAATAGGAACTATTTTTGCAAACTTATACTTTACACTCTATAAGAAAATAGACAAAGTCTCTTTTGCTAAATAG
- a CDS encoding DHH family phosphoesterase, whose product MILKGFNKLKTFLDKPRNIVIIGHRNPDGDAIGSSLALCQYFTKKGHNPTVVVPNEYPDFLHWLPGSKGVYRFDWQNSQSQRAINNSDIIFLLDFNTLHRVGNDMQNTLEKYPNDFAMIDHHQQPDDVKYMYSDVTICSTCQMVYQFIEMNNDLELIDKDIATCLYTGIMTDTGSFRFRSTTSKTHRVIADLIDKGAENDRIHNNVYDANSYNRLLLLGKALSNLQILPSYKTAYITLTNEEKKRFDFQKGDTEGVVNYALSLKGIIFAAIFIEDAEQNIIKISFRSKGNFSVNNFSRNHFEGGGHDNAAGGKSNLNLAQTVTKFTSLLPNYKEELNASYED is encoded by the coding sequence ATGATTTTAAAAGGATTTAACAAATTAAAAACGTTTCTAGATAAACCAAGAAACATTGTAATAATAGGACATCGAAATCCAGATGGAGATGCTATAGGTTCTTCACTGGCTTTGTGTCAGTACTTTACAAAAAAAGGACACAACCCAACTGTTGTGGTTCCAAATGAATATCCAGATTTTTTACATTGGTTGCCTGGTTCTAAAGGTGTATATCGTTTCGATTGGCAAAACTCACAATCGCAAAGAGCCATTAATAATTCGGATATTATTTTCCTTTTAGATTTTAATACACTGCATAGAGTTGGCAACGATATGCAAAATACGTTAGAGAAATACCCAAATGATTTTGCGATGATAGATCACCATCAACAACCAGATGATGTAAAATATATGTATTCCGACGTTACAATTTGTTCTACCTGCCAAATGGTGTATCAATTTATAGAGATGAACAACGATTTGGAGCTAATAGATAAAGACATTGCTACGTGTTTATACACAGGTATTATGACAGATACAGGTTCTTTCCGTTTTCGATCTACAACCAGTAAAACACACAGAGTTATCGCCGATTTAATTGATAAAGGAGCAGAAAACGATAGAATTCATAACAATGTATATGATGCAAATTCGTATAATAGATTATTATTATTAGGAAAAGCATTGAGTAATTTACAAATTTTACCATCCTATAAAACTGCTTACATTACTTTAACTAACGAAGAAAAGAAACGTTTCGATTTTCAAAAAGGAGATACAGAAGGTGTTGTAAATTATGCACTTTCTTTAAAAGGAATAATTTTTGCGGCTATTTTTATTGAAGATGCAGAGCAAAATATTATTAAAATTTCTTTTAGATCGAAAGGAAACTTCTCTGTAAATAACTTTTCGAGAAATCATTTCGAAGGTGGAGGACATGATAATGCAGCTGGAGGAAAATCAAATTTAAATTTGGCGCAAACTGTTACGAAATTCACATCATTATTACCAAATTATAAAGAAGAATTAAATGCGTCTTATGAAGATTAA
- a CDS encoding FecR family protein, which produces MKELKIKKIFVKFINNEANIVELEILEKWLTNSNNLKVFNKFILVEYLTKCSVQDYNLEEVKFEIYRKIKANRRQKRIRMLKQISFAASIVLVSVFSYIVFNQNQNQKFTNTPVKETNVIKPGTDKAILTLGNGNQVSLTKDETYKNNYLKSNGKKITYDSKDEKTIQNDVIEFNSLTIPRGGEYAIVFSDGSKVWLNSETKLKYPTKFISGKERNVELLYGEAYFEISPSSKHNGSKFNVITKGQKVSVFGTEFNIKAYNDEAVIATTLVGGKIQIEKGNIRKILVPNQQARINRDLNTISIVSIDVSNEIAWVKGLFSFEEARLDEMMKTLSRWYNMDVIFENSSRKKIEFTGILERTKTIQEIINIIKKTSQKNEIIFKIEDKIIKIK; this is translated from the coding sequence ATGAAAGAATTAAAAATAAAAAAAATATTTGTAAAGTTTATAAATAACGAAGCAAATATTGTAGAATTAGAAATTTTGGAGAAATGGTTAACAAACTCCAATAATTTAAAAGTCTTTAATAAATTTATATTAGTAGAATACTTGACCAAATGTAGCGTGCAAGACTATAATTTAGAGGAAGTTAAATTTGAAATTTATAGAAAAATAAAAGCCAATAGAAGACAAAAAAGAATTAGAATGTTAAAGCAAATTTCTTTTGCAGCCTCTATAGTTTTGGTTAGTGTTTTTAGCTATATTGTTTTTAATCAAAATCAAAATCAAAAATTCACTAATACTCCAGTCAAAGAAACAAATGTAATAAAACCAGGGACAGATAAAGCGATACTAACTTTAGGGAATGGCAATCAAGTGAGTTTAACGAAAGACGAAACGTATAAAAATAATTACTTAAAAAGTAATGGTAAAAAAATAACCTACGACAGTAAAGATGAAAAAACGATCCAGAATGATGTTATAGAATTTAATAGTTTAACGATTCCTAGAGGAGGAGAATATGCTATAGTTTTTTCAGATGGATCTAAAGTTTGGTTAAATTCTGAGACTAAATTAAAGTACCCAACAAAATTTATTAGTGGAAAAGAAAGAAATGTTGAACTTTTATATGGAGAAGCATATTTCGAAATATCACCGAGCTCAAAACATAACGGATCTAAATTTAATGTTATTACAAAAGGGCAAAAAGTAAGCGTATTTGGAACCGAATTTAATATTAAAGCCTATAATGACGAAGCCGTAATTGCTACTACACTCGTTGGTGGTAAAATTCAAATAGAAAAAGGTAACATCAGAAAAATTTTGGTTCCTAATCAGCAAGCAAGAATCAACCGAGACTTAAATACAATAAGCATTGTATCTATTGATGTTTCAAATGAAATTGCTTGGGTAAAAGGATTGTTTAGTTTTGAAGAAGCTAGGTTAGATGAAATGATGAAAACACTATCAAGATGGTATAATATGGATGTTATTTTTGAAAATTCAAGTAGAAAAAAAATCGAATTTACAGGAATTTTAGAAAGAACTAAAACAATTCAAGAAATAATTAACATTATAAAAAAAACAAGTCAGAAAAACGAAATAATATTTAAAATTGAAGATAAAATTATAAAAATAAAATAA
- the gldI gene encoding gliding motility-associated peptidyl-prolyl isomerase GldI — protein sequence MKIKMLLFCGIILVGCSKSTPRKPINPKPSTTIFQKAIEESKQLNKVEEEKIEQLIEKDSINKYTNSLNGFWYTYITKIEANTATPKAGDIAVIAYDIRDLNDSIIYSKEELGIKNYSVDKEDFISGIQKGIKLMKIGETITFVLPSYNAFGISGDGNKIGINKSIKSTVTLLDIK from the coding sequence ATGAAGATTAAAATGCTTTTATTTTGTGGAATTATTTTGGTAGGCTGTTCCAAATCGACACCTAGGAAACCAATTAACCCAAAACCTTCTACAACTATTTTTCAAAAAGCAATTGAAGAATCGAAACAATTAAATAAGGTTGAAGAAGAGAAAATCGAACAATTAATAGAAAAAGACTCAATAAATAAGTATACAAATTCTTTAAATGGGTTTTGGTACACTTACATTACAAAAATTGAAGCAAATACAGCAACACCAAAAGCAGGAGATATTGCTGTTATAGCATATGATATTCGCGATTTAAACGATTCTATAATTTATAGTAAGGAAGAATTAGGTATTAAAAATTACAGTGTAGACAAAGAAGATTTTATTTCTGGAATACAAAAGGGAATAAAGTTGATGAAAATCGGAGAAACCATTACATTTGTGCTTCCATCTTACAATGCATTTGGTATTTCTGGAGATGGAAACAAAATAGGAATAAATAAAAGTATAAAAAGTACAGTAACATTATTAGATATTAAATAA
- the pheT gene encoding phenylalanine--tRNA ligase subunit beta, whose protein sequence is MKISYNWLKQFLQIDWEPVKTGELLTDLGLEVEGIETKESIKGSLKGIVVGEVLTCVQHPNADRLKVTTVNLGTANPVQIVCGAPNVAAGQKVLVATIGTVLYDDKGEGFKIKKGKIRGEESYGMICAEDELGLGKSHDGIMVLDAEIATGTLASEVFNIETDYVFEIGLTPNRSDAMSHFGVARDVRAGLMQQDVNLELISPSVSDFHVDERTLRIDVEVADKDQTPRYCGITITDVAVKDSPKWIQNRLKAIGITPKNNIVDITNYVLHELGQPLHAFDAQKIKGNKILVKTLEEGTKFTTLDDVERELSSNDIMICDGDSNPLCIAGVFGGLQSGVTENTTSIFLESAYFNPVSVRKTAKRHALNTDASFRFERGIDINMTEYALKRAALLIEEYAGGKMASDISDFYPVKLEDFQVFLSYENAYRLIGQEIPRETIKNILASLEIKINSETEGGLGLTIPSYRTDVQREADIIEEILRVYGYNNIEFSHKLNTSISFDSNKETKVENVVANQLTAQGFNETMANSLTKPQYGTLSENINEEANVEMLNPLSNDLKVMRQSLLFSGLESVSYNINRKNNSLKFYEFGKTYHKYSGKYQENKHLTLFVTGNRTNDSWKIVNQKSDFFYLKGIIKSVLSRLGIDSLKSTPSKLDVFSEGISFGLGKMKLVEFGVVKNSLLKEFGIKQEVLYADFNWDTILKLTGNKKIKVAELPKFPAVKRDLALLLDSKTAFKEVYNLAFQSEKNLLKEVDLFDVYEGDKLPEGKKSYAVSFLLQDETKTLADKQIDKIMQKLQQTFEKKLDAVLR, encoded by the coding sequence ATGAAAATTTCGTACAATTGGTTAAAGCAGTTTCTACAAATAGATTGGGAACCAGTAAAAACAGGAGAGTTATTAACTGATTTAGGATTAGAAGTAGAAGGTATCGAAACCAAAGAATCTATAAAAGGTAGTCTAAAAGGCATTGTTGTTGGCGAAGTTTTAACTTGTGTACAGCACCCAAATGCAGACAGGTTAAAAGTTACCACAGTAAATTTAGGAACAGCAAACCCTGTACAAATTGTTTGTGGTGCACCCAATGTTGCTGCTGGTCAAAAAGTACTTGTTGCCACAATTGGAACTGTTTTATATGATGATAAAGGAGAAGGTTTTAAAATAAAAAAAGGAAAAATTAGAGGAGAAGAAAGTTATGGGATGATTTGTGCCGAAGACGAATTAGGCTTAGGCAAAAGCCATGATGGAATTATGGTGCTAGATGCAGAAATAGCTACAGGAACTTTAGCTTCCGAAGTTTTTAATATAGAAACAGACTACGTTTTCGAAATTGGTTTAACGCCAAATCGTTCAGATGCTATGAGTCATTTTGGTGTGGCAAGAGATGTAAGGGCAGGTTTAATGCAACAAGACGTAAATTTAGAATTAATATCGCCTTCTGTAAGCGATTTTCATGTAGATGAAAGAACGTTAAGAATCGATGTAGAAGTAGCAGATAAAGACCAAACTCCAAGATATTGTGGAATTACCATTACAGATGTAGCCGTTAAAGATTCTCCAAAATGGATTCAAAATAGATTAAAAGCTATTGGAATTACTCCTAAAAACAACATTGTAGATATTACAAATTATGTGCTACATGAACTTGGGCAACCTTTACATGCTTTTGATGCCCAGAAAATAAAAGGAAATAAAATTTTGGTAAAAACTTTAGAAGAAGGAACAAAATTTACCACTTTAGATGATGTTGAAAGAGAATTGTCTTCTAATGATATTATGATTTGTGATGGAGATTCAAACCCTCTTTGTATTGCAGGAGTTTTTGGAGGTTTACAATCTGGAGTTACAGAAAATACGACTTCAATTTTCTTAGAAAGCGCTTATTTTAACCCTGTTTCTGTAAGAAAAACAGCAAAAAGACACGCTTTAAATACAGATGCTTCTTTTCGTTTCGAAAGAGGAATTGATATTAATATGACAGAATATGCACTAAAACGTGCAGCTTTATTAATTGAAGAATATGCAGGAGGTAAAATGGCCTCTGATATTTCTGATTTTTATCCAGTAAAACTAGAAGATTTTCAAGTATTCTTATCTTATGAAAATGCGTACAGATTAATTGGACAAGAAATTCCGAGAGAAACAATTAAAAATATTTTAGCTTCTTTAGAAATTAAAATTAATAGCGAAACAGAAGGAGGTTTAGGCTTAACAATTCCTTCTTATAGAACTGATGTACAGCGAGAAGCAGATATTATCGAAGAAATTCTAAGAGTGTATGGTTATAATAATATTGAGTTTTCTCATAAATTAAACACCTCAATTTCTTTTGATTCTAATAAGGAAACAAAGGTTGAAAATGTGGTTGCAAACCAATTAACAGCACAAGGTTTTAATGAAACTATGGCAAACTCATTAACAAAGCCCCAATATGGAACTTTATCGGAAAATATTAATGAGGAAGCAAATGTAGAAATGCTAAACCCATTAAGTAACGATTTGAAAGTAATGCGCCAATCTTTGTTGTTTAGTGGTTTAGAATCCGTTTCTTATAATATCAATAGAAAAAATAATTCTTTAAAGTTTTACGAGTTTGGTAAAACATATCATAAATATTCTGGTAAATACCAGGAAAACAAACATCTAACACTTTTTGTAACAGGAAACAGAACAAATGATAGTTGGAAAATAGTAAATCAAAAATCGGATTTCTTTTATTTAAAAGGAATCATTAAAAGTGTTTTAAGTAGATTAGGAATCGATAGTTTAAAATCGACACCTAGTAAATTAGATGTTTTTTCTGAAGGAATTTCCTTTGGATTAGGAAAAATGAAATTGGTAGAATTTGGAGTAGTAAAAAACAGTTTGCTAAAAGAATTCGGAATTAAACAAGAGGTTTTATATGCTGATTTTAATTGGGACACCATTTTAAAATTAACAGGAAATAAAAAAATTAAAGTTGCTGAATTACCAAAATTTCCAGCAGTAAAAAGAGATTTGGCGTTACTATTAGATTCGAAAACAGCTTTTAAAGAAGTGTATAATTTGGCATTTCAGTCAGAAAAGAATTTACTAAAAGAAGTAGATTTGTTCGATGTGTATGAAGGAGATAAGTTGCCAGAAGGTAAAAAATCGTATGCAGTTAGTTTCTTATTACAAGACGAAACAAAAACGTTGGCAGACAAACAAATAGATAAAATAATGCAAAAATTACAGCAAACATTCGAAAAAAAATTAGATGCTGTTTTACGATAA
- a CDS encoding LTA synthase family protein, which yields MFKKIPNYIKYIFTNVFFLFVFTSIFRIIFYSFFANLENATSVEVRKAFLLGLRFDLKLAIITLFPLAILVLITNYRFLKNRIYKRIATIYLSITYLILTLFFLFDFGYYDYLNIRLDASSLRFLTNLKISGQVLVESYPVYKGIIGLLILIFIIYKFSKSIYNRFSNVEEKRSKKVKALYFITTVLLLSFGIYNSFTHYPLRWSQAFFSKNNAVNQFTLNPVLYFFDSFAYRSEGVNMEEFKKYYPVIAKHLNLPKDKISFERKVVFDSTYTKKPNVVIVMMESVGITTMSFYGNPIKSTPNLDSLINVSTSFPNFYVHKVGTAASVFASVTGLPDIEDVRTASRNPLLQDQRIIFDQFNGYEKLYFLGGSANWANIRSIFQSNIRGLKIFEEGSYKTEKRADVWGIDDYELFKESNKELLKLHQQEKPFVAYIQTASNHMPFTVPDEKEAYKPLKDNEISEGLLEKSGFKSLAQLNALRYLDFNIGRFLERAKKSGYYENTIFVFFGDHNTAMKRTNLYPKEFDLNIQLQHVPFLIHAPKFVASKTISKNGKIIDLFPTVASLAKINYTNYTLGNDLLDSTQTNTTSFVYLGINGEPAVGILQDSLYYSKTNVTKTTGLYNLKTKGLKNIKEDNIERAQQMDSLLSAYYHSTKYLYFNNKKR from the coding sequence ATGTTTAAAAAAATACCCAACTACATAAAGTACATTTTTACAAATGTGTTTTTCTTATTTGTTTTTACAAGTATTTTTAGAATTATTTTTTACAGTTTTTTTGCTAATTTAGAAAATGCCACTTCTGTAGAAGTAAGAAAAGCTTTTTTATTAGGACTTCGTTTCGATTTAAAATTAGCTATTATTACGCTTTTCCCTTTGGCAATACTTGTTTTAATTACAAATTATCGCTTTTTAAAAAACAGAATTTATAAAAGAATTGCTACTATTTATTTGTCTATTACTTATTTAATTCTCACTTTATTTTTTCTGTTTGATTTTGGTTATTACGACTATTTAAACATTCGTTTAGATGCTTCTTCTCTTCGATTTTTAACCAATTTAAAAATATCTGGACAGGTTTTGGTAGAAAGTTATCCTGTTTATAAAGGAATTATAGGATTACTAATCCTTATTTTTATCATTTATAAATTTTCGAAATCTATTTACAATCGTTTTTCTAATGTTGAAGAAAAACGTTCTAAAAAAGTAAAAGCTCTTTATTTTATAACTACTGTTTTATTGCTTTCATTCGGAATTTACAATAGTTTTACTCATTATCCTTTACGTTGGAGCCAGGCTTTTTTCTCTAAAAACAATGCTGTTAACCAATTTACCTTAAACCCTGTATTATATTTCTTTGATAGTTTTGCCTACAGAAGTGAAGGCGTAAATATGGAAGAGTTTAAAAAATACTATCCTGTTATTGCCAAACATTTAAATTTACCAAAGGATAAAATTTCTTTTGAAAGAAAAGTAGTTTTTGATTCCACATATACGAAAAAGCCAAATGTAGTTATTGTAATGATGGAATCTGTTGGAATAACAACGATGAGTTTTTATGGAAACCCCATAAAATCGACCCCCAATTTAGATTCATTAATTAATGTAAGTACGAGTTTCCCTAATTTTTATGTTCACAAAGTAGGAACTGCTGCCAGCGTTTTTGCAAGCGTTACAGGATTACCAGATATTGAAGATGTTAGAACTGCTTCTAGAAATCCGTTACTGCAAGACCAACGTATTATTTTCGATCAATTTAATGGTTATGAAAAACTATATTTTTTAGGAGGAAGTGCAAACTGGGCGAATATTAGAAGTATTTTTCAATCGAATATTAGGGGGTTAAAGATTTTCGAAGAAGGAAGCTATAAAACCGAAAAAAGAGCAGATGTTTGGGGAATTGACGATTATGAATTATTTAAAGAGTCTAACAAAGAATTGCTAAAATTACATCAACAAGAAAAACCTTTTGTTGCTTATATTCAAACTGCTTCTAACCACATGCCTTTTACGGTACCAGACGAAAAAGAAGCTTACAAACCTTTAAAAGACAATGAAATTTCTGAAGGTTTGTTAGAAAAAAGTGGCTTTAAATCTTTAGCTCAATTAAATGCTTTACGATACTTAGACTTTAACATTGGTCGGTTTTTAGAACGTGCAAAAAAATCTGGTTATTACGAAAATACGATTTTTGTGTTTTTTGGAGACCATAATACAGCCATGAAAAGGACGAATTTATATCCAAAAGAATTCGATTTAAATATTCAGCTACAGCATGTTCCTTTTTTAATTCATGCGCCTAAATTTGTAGCTTCAAAAACTATTTCTAAAAACGGAAAAATAATCGATTTGTTTCCAACAGTAGCAAGTTTAGCGAAGATAAATTATACGAATTATACTTTAGGAAACGATTTGTTAGACAGCACACAAACCAACACTACTTCTTTTGTTTACTTAGGAATTAATGGAGAACCTGCAGTGGGTATTTTACAAGATAGCTTGTATTATTCGAAAACTAACGTTACCAAAACAACTGGGTTATATAATTTAAAAACAAAAGGGTTAAAGAACATTAAAGAAGATAATATAGAAAGAGCACAACAAATGGATAGTTTGCTTTCTGCTTACTACCATTCTACAAAGTATTTATACTTTAACAACAAGAAGCGTTAG
- a CDS encoding FKBP-type peptidyl-prolyl cis-trans isomerase yields MKVIKNLAVVAITVTMFSCGKQIKEVKTLEKEIDSVSYAIGLSMGTQFRANLKEVNNDAYIQGYLNGVDSTNFLIKTKDVQNVINTYLRKKQMAQMKEQQEKAAKEAEVKFADNKKAGEDFLAENKKKEGVVTTDSGLQYIVLKEGTGEKPASPTTKVKVHYHGTNIEGKVFDSSVDKGEPSEFVLNQVIKGWTEGLQLMKVGAKYKFFIPQELAYGAQQRGENIKPFSTLVFEIELLDIVKQ; encoded by the coding sequence ATGAAAGTAATAAAAAATTTAGCAGTAGTAGCAATTACAGTAACAATGTTCTCTTGTGGAAAACAAATTAAAGAAGTTAAAACATTAGAAAAAGAAATCGATTCTGTTAGTTATGCCATTGGTTTAAGTATGGGTACTCAATTTAGAGCAAATTTAAAAGAAGTAAACAACGATGCTTACATTCAAGGATACTTAAATGGAGTAGATTCTACAAATTTTCTAATTAAAACAAAAGACGTACAAAATGTTATAAATACTTATTTGAGAAAAAAGCAAATGGCTCAAATGAAAGAACAGCAAGAAAAAGCAGCAAAAGAAGCAGAGGTTAAATTTGCAGACAATAAAAAAGCAGGAGAAGACTTTTTAGCTGAAAACAAAAAGAAAGAAGGTGTTGTTACTACAGATAGTGGTTTACAGTATATTGTTTTGAAAGAAGGAACTGGAGAAAAGCCAGCATCACCTACCACAAAAGTAAAAGTACATTACCATGGAACAAATATAGAAGGTAAAGTGTTTGATAGTTCTGTAGATAAAGGAGAACCTTCGGAGTTTGTTTTAAACCAAGTTATTAAAGGATGGACAGAAGGCTTACAGTTAATGAAAGTAGGCGCTAAATACAAGTTTTTTATTCCACAGGAATTGGCTTATGGAGCACAACAAAGAGGAGAAAATATAAAACCATTTTCTACTTTAGTATTCGAAATAGAATTGTTAGATATCGTTAAGCAATAA